In Natronoarchaeum mannanilyticum, a genomic segment contains:
- a CDS encoding magnesium transporter codes for MDVRREVWQVYRESLPVLLASLVGGLIAGTVLGSDAMTRAFEQFPGMWLLLPAFLATRGNVYGSLGARVASGIHQGLLEPEFEWQQRLVNAVIASYVNGVAISVFIATASWALLALLGRDSASLVQLIAILLIAGTLTAVVLIAGLLTLIFASYERGMDPDNLVGPIVTTIGDIFGVFFLYVALVSVGVVL; via the coding sequence ATGGACGTTCGCCGGGAGGTCTGGCAGGTCTACCGGGAGTCCCTGCCCGTCCTGCTGGCCAGCCTCGTCGGCGGACTGATCGCCGGCACCGTTCTGGGATCGGACGCGATGACACGGGCATTCGAGCAGTTTCCGGGGATGTGGTTGCTTCTGCCCGCGTTTCTGGCGACCCGCGGGAACGTGTACGGCTCGCTGGGCGCTCGCGTCGCCAGCGGCATCCACCAGGGGCTGCTCGAACCGGAGTTCGAGTGGCAACAGCGGCTCGTCAACGCCGTAATCGCGTCGTACGTCAACGGCGTCGCGATCTCGGTGTTCATCGCGACGGCGTCGTGGGCGCTGCTGGCGCTGCTCGGGCGCGACTCGGCGAGTCTCGTACAGTTGATCGCCATCCTGCTCATCGCGGGGACGCTGACGGCGGTCGTGCTGATCGCGGGACTGCTGACGCTGATCTTCGCGAGCTACGAGCGCGGGATGGATCCGGACAACCTGGTCGGCCCGATCGTCACGACGATCGGCGACATCTTCGGCGTCTTCTTCCTGTACGTCGCGCTCGTGTCCGTGGGGGTGGTGCTGTGA
- a CDS encoding GTPBP1 family GTP-binding protein, translating into MSPDRAALERAIERGEREGGSVEFKERLQRDVHLSDGRRESLAAQLRHRVLSGDGEATYVVGVTDEGGLAGIPPEQFSESMDVLSLLAEEAGAHIEDVQTWGVDPADATEGTAPNRSPPGDAGGNGPRGDGGRGDGGRGDTAAGEATTGLVGVATIREGGILDVDDSHIVVGTAGHVDHGKSTLVGSLVTGQADDGEGGTRGYLDVQPHEVERGLSADLSYAVYGFDDEGPVRMDNPHRKSDRARIVEESDRLVSFVDTVGHEPWLRTTIRGLVGQKLDYGLLTVAADDGPTKTTREHLGVLLATDLPTIVAITKADVVSEDRLLEVEREIERMLREADRSPLRIDRHGVDAAVEEIGETVVPIVTTSAVEMEGVDVLDELFERLPKTAGADGEFRMYVDRTYNVTGVGAVASGTIMSGEIEAGDELLLGPMADGQFREVEARSIEMHYHRVDHAEAGRIVGIALKGVPEAEVERGMVLVPRDSEPTAVREFEAEVMVLNHPTRIDDGYEPVVHLETISEAAAFYPEGGTLLPGDKGNATVRFKFRPYLVEEGQRFVFREGQSKGVGTVTDVHPAE; encoded by the coding sequence ATGAGCCCCGACCGGGCCGCGCTCGAGCGGGCGATAGAGCGCGGCGAGCGGGAAGGCGGCAGCGTCGAGTTCAAGGAGCGACTCCAGCGCGACGTGCACCTGTCGGACGGTCGCCGCGAGAGCCTGGCGGCCCAGCTCCGGCACCGCGTCCTCTCGGGCGACGGCGAGGCGACGTACGTCGTGGGCGTCACCGACGAGGGTGGGCTGGCCGGCATCCCGCCCGAGCAGTTCTCCGAGTCGATGGACGTGCTGAGCCTGCTGGCCGAAGAGGCCGGCGCCCACATCGAGGATGTCCAGACGTGGGGCGTCGATCCGGCGGACGCCACAGAGGGCACCGCGCCGAACCGATCGCCGCCGGGCGACGCGGGGGGTAACGGGCCGCGCGGTGACGGCGGACGGGGTGACGGCGGCCGCGGGGATACTGCCGCCGGGGAGGCGACGACGGGTCTGGTCGGCGTCGCGACGATCCGAGAGGGCGGCATTCTGGACGTCGACGACAGCCACATCGTCGTCGGCACCGCGGGACACGTCGACCACGGCAAGAGCACGCTCGTCGGGTCGCTCGTGACCGGCCAGGCCGACGACGGCGAGGGCGGGACGCGAGGCTACCTCGATGTCCAGCCCCACGAGGTCGAACGCGGCCTCTCGGCGGACCTGTCGTACGCCGTGTACGGCTTCGACGACGAGGGCCCGGTTCGGATGGACAACCCCCACCGCAAGTCCGATCGCGCGCGCATCGTCGAGGAGTCCGACCGGCTGGTGTCGTTCGTCGACACCGTGGGCCACGAGCCGTGGCTCCGGACGACGATCCGCGGGCTGGTCGGCCAGAAGCTCGACTACGGCCTGCTGACGGTGGCGGCCGACGACGGCCCCACGAAGACGACCCGCGAACACCTCGGCGTGTTGCTCGCGACCGACCTGCCGACGATCGTCGCGATCACCAAGGCAGACGTGGTCTCGGAGGACCGCCTGCTCGAAGTCGAGCGCGAGATCGAGCGGATGCTCCGGGAGGCCGACCGCTCGCCGCTGCGGATCGACCGCCACGGCGTCGACGCCGCCGTCGAGGAGATCGGCGAGACGGTCGTGCCGATCGTCACCACCAGCGCCGTCGAGATGGAGGGCGTCGACGTGCTCGACGAGCTGTTCGAGCGCCTGCCCAAGACCGCCGGCGCCGACGGCGAGTTCCGGATGTACGTCGACCGCACGTACAACGTCACCGGCGTCGGGGCGGTCGCCTCGGGGACGATCATGTCCGGCGAGATCGAAGCGGGCGACGAGCTTCTGCTCGGGCCGATGGCCGACGGCCAGTTCCGGGAGGTCGAGGCCCGGTCGATCGAGATGCACTACCACCGCGTGGACCACGCCGAGGCCGGCCGGATCGTCGGCATCGCGCTCAAGGGCGTCCCCGAGGCGGAGGTCGAGCGCGGCATGGTGCTGGTCCCGCGTGACTCGGAGCCGACCGCGGTCCGCGAGTTCGAGGCCGAGGTGATGGTGCTCAACCACCCGACGCGGATCGACGACGGGTACGAGCCGGTCGTGCACTTAGAGACTATCAGCGAGGCCGCGGCCTTTTATCCCGAGGGCGGGACGCTGCTGCCCGGCGACAAGGGCAACGCGACGGTCCGGTTCAAGTTCCGGCCGTACCTCGTCGAGGAGGGCCAGCGGTTCGTCTTTCGAGAGGGTCAGAGCAAGGGTGTCGGGACTGTTACGGACGTGCATCCGGCGGAGTAG
- a CDS encoding hybrid sensor histidine kinase/response regulator → MRESVTVLHVDDDEEFAALTAEYLAAADDSLDVTTIGDPDAALDRLAVGDVDCVVTDLDLGAGDGIELVERVRERAPGVPCLLFTARNNEALVERALDAGAAAYLQKGRPAQFTLLAHRIHTAVAVSSQVDEAAAVEQATDGGADTVAVEDAGTAPSRENGAGEFRPDGVRDPDERIEEVASVVSHDLQNPLTIARGYLERARRDGDDEYFEHVDEALAEIGEIGDSVVTMARMGKRIERFESIDVDSLVRSCWGELEASDATLVVEDLQHVAGQYNHLLELFERLFENAVEYGSTDDAADDSSGDAAVTITVGATETGLFVADDGPGIPEDQRERALEAGYSTEQARPGLGLSTARAIAEAHGWRLSLNESDGGGLRVDLDGVRFVEG, encoded by the coding sequence ATGCGAGAATCGGTCACCGTCCTGCACGTCGACGACGACGAGGAGTTCGCCGCGCTGACCGCCGAGTACCTCGCGGCGGCGGACGATTCGCTGGACGTGACCACGATCGGCGATCCCGACGCCGCGCTCGATCGACTGGCGGTCGGCGACGTGGACTGCGTCGTCACGGATCTGGATCTGGGTGCGGGCGACGGCATCGAGCTGGTCGAGCGCGTCCGCGAGCGCGCTCCCGGCGTGCCCTGCCTTCTCTTCACCGCGCGGAACAACGAGGCGCTCGTCGAGCGCGCGCTCGACGCCGGCGCGGCCGCGTACCTCCAGAAGGGCCGTCCCGCGCAGTTCACGCTGCTGGCTCACCGGATTCACACGGCCGTGGCGGTCAGTTCGCAGGTCGACGAGGCGGCCGCCGTCGAACAGGCGACCGACGGCGGCGCCGACACTGTCGCCGTGGAGGACGCCGGTACAGCCCCGTCGCGCGAGAACGGCGCCGGCGAGTTTCGACCCGACGGCGTCCGCGACCCCGACGAGCGGATCGAGGAGGTCGCGAGCGTCGTCAGCCACGACCTCCAGAACCCCCTGACGATCGCCCGAGGGTACCTCGAACGCGCGCGGCGCGACGGCGACGATGAGTACTTCGAGCACGTCGACGAGGCGCTCGCGGAGATCGGAGAGATCGGCGACAGCGTCGTCACGATGGCCCGCATGGGCAAGCGGATCGAGCGGTTCGAGTCGATCGACGTCGACTCGCTGGTTCGCTCGTGCTGGGGAGAGCTGGAGGCGTCCGACGCGACGCTCGTCGTCGAGGATCTCCAGCACGTCGCGGGGCAGTACAACCACCTCCTCGAACTGTTCGAGCGCCTCTTCGAAAACGCCGTCGAGTACGGATCGACCGACGATGCCGCGGACGACTCGTCGGGCGACGCCGCAGTGACGATCACCGTCGGCGCCACCGAGACGGGGCTGTTCGTCGCCGACGACGGGCCCGGCATCCCCGAGGACCAGCGCGAGCGGGCGCTCGAAGCGGGGTACTCGACCGAGCAGGCGCGTCCCGGATTGGGACTGTCGACCGCACGCGCGATCGCCGAGGCTCACGGCTGGCGGCTCTCGCTGAACGAGAGCGACGGCGGTGGCCTCCGGGTCGATCTCGACGGGGTTCGGTTCGTCGAGGGGTGA
- a CDS encoding J domain-containing protein — MQRSPLLMALAGVFGVMAVLQFVLALRFSLFFLTIAAAFGLASYLVWYHASGRMADRVRRRAAAGEYERREQSRGGFGAGPREQRFRDARGPFAGVGRDSARRGSGQRGDAEGGGSRRRGGPRGQRARNGGGQAAAEGPTPAEAARVLGVTPDADRARIKEAYRQKVKTVHPDTDEGSEEAFKRVNRAYETLTDDG, encoded by the coding sequence GTGCAGCGATCGCCGCTCCTGATGGCCCTGGCCGGCGTCTTCGGCGTCATGGCCGTCCTGCAGTTCGTCCTCGCGCTTCGCTTTAGCCTGTTTTTCCTCACGATCGCCGCCGCGTTCGGGCTGGCGTCGTACCTCGTGTGGTACCACGCCTCGGGCCGGATGGCCGATCGCGTCCGCCGGCGCGCCGCTGCCGGCGAGTACGAGCGCCGGGAGCAGTCCCGGGGCGGCTTCGGCGCCGGGCCGCGCGAGCAGCGGTTCCGCGACGCCCGCGGGCCGTTCGCCGGCGTCGGCCGGGACAGCGCTCGCCGCGGTAGCGGCCAGCGCGGCGACGCCGAGGGTGGCGGGAGCCGCAGGAGGGGCGGCCCACGCGGCCAGCGAGCCCGCAACGGCGGCGGGCAGGCGGCCGCCGAGGGGCCGACGCCGGCCGAGGCCGCCCGGGTGCTCGGCGTGACGCCCGACGCCGACCGGGCCCGGATCAAGGAAGCCTACCGGCAGAAAGTGAAGACGGTTCACCCGGACACCGATGAGGGCAGCGAGGAGGCGTTCAAGCGGGTGAACCGCGCCTACGAGACGCTGACCGACGACGGATAG
- a CDS encoding PadR family transcriptional regulator: MALFDRTAFQRDLLFIIASADRPSGQDIKARFEAEAATDVNRGNVYPNLDTLVEEGYVEKGRLDSRTNYYSLTEKGFHRLRQRHEWERAKLSSVRLES, encoded by the coding sequence ATGGCACTGTTCGACAGGACGGCGTTTCAGCGGGACCTCCTGTTCATCATCGCGAGTGCGGATCGACCGTCGGGACAGGATATCAAAGCGCGCTTCGAAGCCGAGGCAGCGACGGACGTGAACCGCGGAAACGTCTATCCGAATCTGGATACGCTCGTCGAGGAGGGCTACGTCGAGAAGGGCCGGCTCGACAGTCGGACGAACTACTACTCGCTGACCGAGAAGGGGTTTCACCGCCTCAGGCAGCGCCACGAGTGGGAACGCGCGAAGCTGAGCTCCGTCCGCCTCGAGAGCTGA
- a CDS encoding tRNA (N(6)-L-threonylcarbamoyladenosine(37)-C(2))-methylthiotransferase: protein MARYHIETYGCTSNRGESRQIERKLRDAGHRPVEGPSEADVAIMNSCTVVEKTERNMLRRAEELQEETADLIVTGCMAIAQGEEFDEAGIDARVLHWDEVPNAVGNGECPTTTAGTEPILDGVVGILPIARGCMSDCSYCITKHATGKIDSPPVEENVEKARALVHAGAKEIRITGQDTGVYGWDEGERKLHRLLDRICSEIDGDFRVRVGMANPKGIHGIREELADVFAEHDELYNFIHAPVQSGSNDVLGDMRRQHQVEEFVEVVETFDDRLDYWTLSTDFIVGFPSETDRDHAQSMALFRETRPEKVNVTRFSKRPGTDAADLKGLGGQVKKDRSKEMSELKQEIVAEAYDAMVGETREVLAVEEGTGDSVKCRDGAYRQIIVQNAGERGVEVGEFLEVEVTGHSTVYAFGEPV from the coding sequence ATGGCCCGCTACCACATCGAGACCTACGGCTGTACGTCGAACCGGGGTGAGAGCCGGCAGATCGAGCGCAAGCTGCGCGACGCGGGCCACCGACCCGTCGAGGGGCCGTCCGAGGCGGACGTCGCCATCATGAACTCCTGTACCGTCGTCGAGAAAACCGAGCGCAACATGCTCCGCCGCGCCGAGGAACTTCAGGAAGAGACGGCCGATCTGATCGTCACGGGCTGCATGGCGATCGCGCAGGGCGAGGAGTTCGACGAAGCCGGGATCGACGCCCGCGTGCTCCACTGGGACGAGGTGCCAAACGCCGTCGGCAACGGCGAGTGTCCGACCACCACGGCGGGCACCGAGCCGATCCTCGACGGCGTCGTCGGCATCCTGCCGATCGCTCGCGGCTGCATGAGCGACTGTTCGTACTGCATCACGAAGCACGCGACCGGCAAGATCGACTCGCCGCCGGTCGAGGAGAACGTCGAGAAGGCTCGCGCGCTCGTTCACGCGGGCGCCAAAGAAATCCGCATCACCGGCCAGGACACCGGCGTCTACGGCTGGGACGAGGGCGAGCGCAAGCTCCACCGCCTGCTCGATCGCATCTGCTCGGAGATCGACGGCGACTTTCGGGTTCGAGTCGGCATGGCCAACCCGAAGGGGATCCACGGCATCCGCGAGGAGCTGGCCGACGTGTTCGCCGAGCACGACGAGCTGTACAACTTCATCCACGCGCCCGTCCAGTCGGGCTCGAACGACGTGCTCGGGGACATGCGCCGCCAGCACCAGGTCGAGGAGTTCGTCGAAGTCGTCGAAACCTTCGACGACCGGCTTGACTACTGGACGCTCTCGACGGACTTCATCGTCGGCTTCCCCAGCGAGACCGACCGCGACCACGCACAGAGCATGGCCCTGTTCAGAGAGACCCGCCCCGAGAAGGTCAACGTGACCAGATTCTCCAAGCGCCCCGGCACCGACGCAGCCGACCTGAAGGGTCTGGGCGGACAGGTCAAGAAGGACCGCTCGAAGGAGATGTCCGAACTCAAGCAGGAGATCGTCGCCGAGGCCTACGACGCGATGGTCGGCGAGACGCGCGAGGTGCTCGCCGTCGAGGAGGGTACCGGCGACTCCGTGAAGTGCCGCGACGGCGCCTACCGCCAGATCATCGTCCAGAACGCCGGCGAGCGCGGCGTCGAGGTCGGCGAGTTCCTGGAGGTCGAGGTGACCGGCCACAGCACGGTGTACGCGTTCGGCGAGCCGGTCTGA
- a CDS encoding PGF-CTERM sorting domain-containing protein, which produces MAERKFTVTTGAATSAILVAVLVVSIIGAAGTNGAAQSNIDGATIQSAEDVETADEIYVEEDGDAVLVYQTEEDGDDDDSDLRTMDIGMSASEGLAHVLIESDSEELEENASGGLTLLLEQDRFAGNGTFSMDRPEELESLALDVTAERTSETNTFDADFQASVPNEGDAAQLQSFQTSGDMSMTADTFATSGEFEAEAAIPTDVAYGVSVEDTGSGYSMDIDRTEPVSEFQAGSWEDRDAAKQTLESQFGGMAEQFGGTSTVTIDDYSFEESSTGYTLDISYTVEYENVKDGVANQLETQLAQDEQLDLSEEEAGAVAQSIVDVELRTLEANVETSDTGATGSWEAEIGNYGDALDSTLEIAESQSTDENVTESIQQVRTMFEAQQAADLRQTVEWSANMTAGEETIDVGADVSSDSENWAAYVDELQDRGVDAAQNDVSMDLHAETDGGELSADMSMSVEQEDLVGTMVDSVIQSASQDPTTGEETERVLQQLKNSEFQTGKIDVGVDSDSVTIEAGAKFDNMSALGDQVNQAFGGHTVTQIAGDLGDGDTSEMHVHVDGLVESGASEEEVSELAIASSSTEIHTGGDWDRSFNTMDTDSAKQFLGLNDDSESDEESDSSVPGFGPAAATVALAGAALLARRRA; this is translated from the coding sequence ATGGCTGAAAGGAAGTTCACAGTGACAACCGGCGCGGCGACGTCCGCGATACTCGTCGCCGTGCTCGTGGTGAGTATCATCGGCGCGGCCGGGACGAACGGGGCCGCCCAATCGAACATCGACGGCGCGACGATCCAGTCGGCCGAGGACGTCGAAACGGCCGACGAGATCTACGTCGAGGAGGACGGCGACGCCGTGCTCGTCTACCAGACCGAGGAGGACGGCGACGACGACGATAGCGACCTCCGAACGATGGACATCGGGATGTCCGCCAGCGAGGGGCTGGCCCACGTCCTCATCGAGAGCGACTCCGAAGAGCTCGAGGAGAACGCCAGCGGCGGCCTGACGCTGCTGCTCGAACAGGACCGGTTCGCCGGTAACGGCACCTTCAGCATGGACCGACCCGAGGAACTGGAGTCGCTGGCGCTCGACGTGACCGCCGAGCGAACCAGCGAGACCAACACGTTCGACGCCGACTTCCAGGCCTCCGTCCCCAACGAGGGCGACGCCGCTCAGCTCCAGTCGTTCCAGACGAGCGGCGACATGAGCATGACGGCCGACACGTTCGCCACGAGCGGCGAGTTCGAGGCCGAAGCCGCGATCCCGACCGACGTCGCGTACGGCGTGAGCGTCGAGGACACCGGCTCGGGCTACAGCATGGACATCGACCGTACCGAGCCGGTCAGCGAGTTCCAGGCCGGCAGCTGGGAGGACCGTGACGCGGCCAAGCAGACCCTCGAAAGTCAGTTCGGCGGCATGGCCGAGCAGTTCGGCGGCACCAGTACCGTGACGATCGACGACTACTCCTTCGAGGAGTCCAGCACCGGCTACACGCTTGACATCTCCTACACGGTCGAGTACGAGAACGTCAAGGACGGCGTCGCGAATCAGCTGGAGACCCAGCTCGCCCAGGACGAACAGCTCGACCTGAGCGAGGAGGAAGCCGGCGCGGTCGCACAGAGCATCGTCGACGTCGAGCTCCGGACGCTCGAAGCGAACGTCGAGACGTCCGACACCGGCGCCACGGGTAGCTGGGAAGCCGAGATCGGCAACTACGGCGATGCGCTCGATTCGACGCTCGAGATCGCCGAGAGCCAGTCGACCGACGAGAACGTCACCGAGAGCATCCAGCAGGTGCGGACGATGTTCGAGGCCCAGCAGGCCGCGGACCTGCGCCAGACGGTCGAGTGGTCCGCGAACATGACCGCCGGCGAGGAGACGATCGACGTCGGCGCCGACGTCTCCAGCGACTCCGAGAACTGGGCCGCGTACGTCGACGAGCTCCAGGACCGCGGCGTCGACGCCGCCCAGAACGACGTCTCGATGGATCTCCACGCCGAAACGGACGGCGGGGAGCTCAGCGCGGACATGTCGATGAGCGTCGAGCAGGAGGACCTCGTCGGCACGATGGTCGACTCGGTCATCCAGTCGGCGTCCCAGGACCCGACGACCGGCGAGGAGACCGAACGCGTCCTCCAGCAGCTCAAAAACTCCGAGTTCCAGACCGGCAAGATCGACGTCGGCGTCGACTCCGACAGCGTCACGATCGAGGCCGGCGCCAAGTTCGACAACATGTCGGCGCTGGGCGATCAGGTCAACCAGGCGTTCGGCGGCCACACCGTCACGCAGATCGCGGGCGATCTCGGGGACGGCGACACCAGCGAGATGCACGTCCACGTCGACGGACTCGTCGAGTCCGGCGCGAGCGAGGAGGAGGTCAGCGAACTCGCGATCGCCAGCTCCTCGACCGAGATTCACACCGGCGGCGACTGGGACCGCTCGTTCAACACGATGGACACCGATAGCGCGAAGCAGTTCCTCGGGCTGAACGACGATAGCGAAAGCGACGAGGAATCCGACTCCAGCGTGCCCGGCTTCGGCCCGGCCGCCGCAACCGTCGCGCTGGCCGGCGCCGCGCTGCTGGCCCGTCGCCGAGCCTGA
- the deoC gene encoding deoxyribose-phosphate aldolase: protein MEYADFPERIDHTVLGPETTPADVRRVLDEAAEYGTNACIPSCYVPEAAEYASDVRLVTVAGFPHGQEPTGIKVETAVDAVRAGADEVDVVANVGRLRAGEDDAVREELAEIVAAVAAPVKVIVEAPLLDDAELRRIAELAVEADADYLKTATGFAEPADPAISGGATVHDVELLAEYRPVKASGGIGSYERARELLDAGAERIGASSGAKIAAEYLDERA from the coding sequence ATGGAGTACGCCGACTTCCCCGAGCGCATCGACCACACCGTGCTCGGGCCCGAGACGACGCCCGCGGACGTCCGGCGAGTGCTCGACGAGGCCGCGGAGTACGGCACGAACGCCTGTATACCGTCGTGTTACGTCCCCGAAGCCGCCGAATACGCGTCCGACGTACGGCTCGTCACCGTCGCGGGATTTCCCCACGGCCAGGAGCCGACCGGGATCAAGGTCGAGACCGCGGTCGACGCCGTGCGCGCCGGCGCGGACGAGGTAGACGTAGTGGCGAACGTCGGCCGCCTGCGCGCCGGCGAGGACGACGCCGTGCGCGAGGAGCTCGCGGAGATCGTCGCCGCCGTCGCCGCGCCGGTGAAGGTGATCGTCGAGGCGCCGCTGCTCGACGACGCCGAACTCCGACGGATCGCAGAACTGGCCGTCGAGGCGGACGCCGACTACCTCAAGACAGCGACCGGGTTCGCCGAGCCTGCTGACCCGGCCATCTCGGGCGGCGCGACCGTCCACGACGTAGAACTGCTCGCGGAGTACCGCCCCGTGAAAGCCAGCGGCGGGATCGGGAGCTACGAGCGCGCCCGGGAGCTGCTCGACGCCGGCGCCGAGCGGATCGGCGCCAGCAGCGGCGCGAAAATCGCGGCGGAGTACCTCGACGAGCGAGCGTAA
- a CDS encoding ribose 1,5-bisphosphate isomerase, producing MPDDEPAVDADDGSADRADTDPACRADAESDDRADADPALHPDVEATAAAIAEMEIRGAVAIADAAAAALATQAEASDAETTDGLREELRAAARRLHDTRPTAVSLPNALRYVFKDLEATTAASGSRGADELRATVVDRAAEFRKSVAAAQSKLGRIGANRLRDGDTVMTHCHSTDALACVEGAIEDGKEIEAVVKETRPRKQGHITARQLREWNVPVTLIVDSAARRHLSRVDHVIVGADSIAADGSVINKVGTSGLAVVAREQGVPVMVAAATVKLHPETLTGHTVEIERRAESEVLADEERAAIVDADERGEVDEDFAVDNPAFDVTPPRFVDAIVTERGQFPPESVVTLMRELFGEDVAAPWTR from the coding sequence ATGCCGGACGACGAGCCCGCCGTCGATGCCGACGACGGCTCGGCCGATCGCGCCGATACCGATCCAGCCTGTCGCGCCGACGCCGAGTCGGACGACCGCGCCGACGCCGATCCGGCCCTGCACCCCGACGTCGAGGCGACGGCGGCGGCGATCGCCGAGATGGAGATCCGCGGTGCGGTCGCGATCGCGGACGCCGCGGCGGCGGCGCTGGCGACCCAGGCCGAGGCGAGCGACGCCGAGACGACGGACGGGCTCCGCGAGGAGCTACGCGCCGCAGCCCGCCGACTCCACGACACCCGACCGACGGCGGTGAGCCTGCCGAACGCGCTCCGGTACGTGTTCAAGGATCTCGAGGCGACCACCGCAGCTAGCGGCAGTCGCGGCGCGGACGAGCTCCGCGCGACGGTCGTCGACCGCGCGGCGGAGTTCCGGAAGTCGGTCGCGGCGGCCCAGTCGAAGCTCGGCCGCATCGGCGCCAACCGGCTCCGGGACGGCGACACCGTCATGACGCACTGTCACTCGACGGACGCGCTGGCCTGCGTCGAGGGCGCGATCGAGGACGGCAAGGAGATCGAAGCGGTCGTCAAGGAGACCCGCCCGCGCAAGCAGGGCCACATCACCGCCCGACAGCTCCGTGAGTGGAACGTTCCCGTGACACTGATCGTCGACAGCGCGGCGCGACGCCACCTCAGCAGAGTCGATCACGTCATCGTCGGCGCCGACAGCATCGCCGCCGACGGGTCGGTGATCAACAAGGTCGGCACGAGCGGGCTGGCGGTCGTCGCTCGCGAGCAGGGCGTCCCCGTGATGGTCGCCGCGGCGACGGTCAAGCTCCACCCCGAGACGCTGACCGGCCACACCGTCGAGATCGAGCGTCGCGCCGAGAGCGAAGTGCTCGCCGACGAGGAGCGGGCGGCTATCGTCGACGCCGACGAGCGCGGAGAGGTCGACGAGGACTTCGCCGTCGACAACCCCGCGTTCGACGTGACGCCGCCGCGGTTCGTCGACGCCATCGTCACCGAGCGGGGCCAGTTCCCGCCCGAGAGCGTCGTGACGCTGATGCGCGAGCTGTTCGGCGAGGACGTCGCTGCGCCGTGGACCCGGTAG